The genomic region GCAAAATTGTCATTCCTAGGAACAAGCAATGTAATCACAATATGTAGATATCTTAATTCAAAATTCAAGTTCATACAAGTAAGAAAGATTCAAATCACACAAACTCCTAAGTTAAGTTACAAAAAACTATTCCTTGATAATCCATGAGTGGCAAATGCACTTACAAACATGAAGTTATCCTTCCGTTAACCGGGTATGTGAATCTAGTTTGTTAGATTTCCTATATGGGTATCACACGTGAAATTACTTATttgggttgtgttaacgggcaccATAAGGTGCTcgttaacaatatttattttggtAGCTTTTGGTAATAACAATAGTTTTTTTGGTAGCTTttggcagtttttttttaaatctttttgaCAGCTTTtctttacaacttttttttttttaagtgagacCCATATAAGGAAATCTTAACAAACACTGCACGATACTTGTAACATTTCCGTAATTATTTTTAGCCTAACAAAGTGCAAACCAAAGATCCTtgatacaaaaaacaaaaaattataaaaaggtAGAAAAAGATATGGCAATATAagtatattttctcttttagttttaaacattGTGTAAAAGTTGCTAATTATACTTTATTGCGGCCATGCGAAACCAAATAAGGTCACATGTTTTCACAACTATAGTAGGCCAAAATGGGGTTTTACCACTTTCTCATAAGCTTTCCAGCAAAATACCCCctgtctgaaactatttagagatatgcccttgttttgaaacttgatttttagaaaatcgagttccaaatgtaaaacttgatttttggacaattgaGTTATAGCGAAATTGAACTTAGAAAATCgaggaactcaagttccacttgaacacaattttttttttaattgtccaaaaattgagtttaaaattgaaatttgatttttagaaaatcaagctTCAAAACAGGGACATTTCCTTAAATAGTTTCAGACAGGGGGCATTTTATTGGAAAGTTTTGATGAAAAGGGTAAATGTCTATTTTAGCCAACTATAGTAACCATTGCATCAATGGTCcagtaaaataatattaaactgGTAGTCATTACACATTACTCATTACAGTACAAAGATTATTAACACAGTCACAGAGTAATATTAACAAGTAAGgttctgtttggataccgcttattgctgaaaactgataactgaaaactaaaaacactttagtaaaataatttttaaatgtgtaaatagtaccgtgggactcagttttaaagttatttttctgaaaaaagTATTTGCGGATCctatgaacagtacacgggatccacaaaaaaaaaaaaagcagactCATTGGAAACGTGCAAACGCGCTATCCAAACTCTGCCTAATTATCAAAGCTTAGATGATGCTACAATGGTTTTCGAAACCAATCCAAGCACACCACATATCTCCAGATACAAGCTCTTCCTAATCTCTGCATACACCTCACCATTCCGCTTCCTCTCCGCTAACCTATCCCCAAGGTGCACTGCAACTTCCACCACACTCTCCTCACTATTGTGCGCCGCCGAGTCCACGATCCCCATTCTCACCGCCTCTTCTCCCTTCACCTTCATCCCTATCAGCAACACGTCGAGTCGAGCCGACGATCCGCTAATCTTGGACCTCGCCAGAGCAGAGAAGTAGTTTGGCAAGGTCATCGCTAGATCGACCTCGCTCATGTACAGAAAGCCGCGATTGCTCCTCATGAGGGCGTAGTCGTGGCCAAGCGCGAGGACGAGTCCGCCGACGGTGGCGTGGCTGGAGACGGCGGCGATGGTTGGGATGGGGAGGGAGAAAAGGGCGGCGATGACTGATCTGAAGGATTCGACCATTTGGTGGAGGCGAAGGCAGGCAGAGGGTTGGCCCCAAGGGACGTCGACACCGTTGCAGAAGAACTTGCCGCGAGCGACGGTGATGAGAGCGGAGCCGCCATTGATGGATTGGGACTTGactttggagagagagaagaggagagAGTCAATGAGGTGTGGGCTAAGACGGTGCTCGTGATCGTCACCGATGAGTGTTAGGATGAAGAGGTTGCCGCGTTTCTCTAAAGTGCACATGGTTGTGAGTTTGAGACTTTTGGTATGAACTGTAAGTAGTCACTGTTTTATTACTTTGACGTAATGTAAGGGATGATTGTCTAATTATGCTTATGCATggggcatatatatatatatatatatatatatatatatatatatatatatctaagcACTACCTCAGTGACATATCCATATCCACTGTCGAGAAAAGAAAAATCGTAACACTACATAAAATGTCACAACTGTTTAGGTGGCAGACTGTAGTGGTGGAGGCGATGAGTGGTAGGAAAAAAGTTATGAGTCTATATGAAAGTATCAGAGTTTAACACGTAAGATAATTGTGATAAAAGTTGTGATATTTTATGTGGTACTAGAATTactcttgaggaaaaaaaaatttgtatgtttgtttgtttgaccaatgtaattaaaaaataaaaagtattaggctgactttttatttatttttttaatttcacgATTTTTGAATTACGGCATTCGCATTAGACTAGATAAATTAGTCTAATgctaaaaatataacaaaaaaaaacccataaaaaccTTACGCATCAATCTCACCAAACTAACTCGAAACACTTAATTAACAATAAACAGTATCATGGCACAAGTATCGTGGAATTGTTCCTCGCTACACCaaaatttaatacttcaaaaaaaaaatcattctctctctctctctctctctctctctctctctctctctctctctctctctctctctctctctctctctctctctcaacataaCAAATTAGCAACGATTGTTGGGTCCATTTGGATTTTGGTTGGGTTTAATTGGTGTGGGTTGCGTGAGGTTTTTGAGGAGTGATTGTTGGGCTTAGATCAACGTGGATGGATTGGTTTCATgaggttttttgggtttttgtggaGTGGTTGCTAGGTTTTGTGGGTTTAGGTGGTAGCGGCGGCATTGGCGATTGAAATGAGTCAATTGTAtgatggttttgggttttttggaaGTGGTTGCTAGGTTTTGTTCGATGATGGTTGGCTATGGTGCAGTGGTAGTCGAATGATTTGGTGCGGTGGTAGCTAATTGATTAGCTCAATTAGGGCTGACTATGTTAAGAGGAGAGTGAAAAAATAAGTATTTAAATGAAGTAAGAAAGTATTGAGTTtgatgtgtgtgtataaaaaaCACAGATAGCTaaactagaaaaaaataatgttttttagattAGTTTAGCTAAATATCTGAGTAAGCAGATATGAATGCTCGCTTCTAGCAAATTTAGTCTGTCTATTAAAAAGTCAAACTCAACACATTAATGTGTTTGTAAACAAGTCCACCCATTTAatagtaaataatttttataatttttaaacatttgatcAACCTAATTTCTAtctattttgtaaataaaaatgattttgtctaagaaatttaaataatataattataattataatttgtttttttatttatttgcttgatttgtgaaggaattaaaaaaaaagtcataatatTTACTATATGAAAAAGGAATAAGTTGATAAGTAGTTTATAAACAATTTCAATAAGTATTAATCGTATAAGGATGTCTACCAATTATATGATGTCTTTCTATATATATGGATGTCTACCAATTATATGAtgtctttctatatatatatatatatatatatatatatatatatatatatatgtatgtatgtatgtatgtatgtattgggTGTTCTTcctaaaaatgatgaaaaggaTCAGCCAAGCCTGATTCTTCCAACACCAAAATCCAAATCTGCTGTAGCCATCATATCCAAAAAGACATATTATACCCTATATATCATCGTGCGGAACAATCCAAAATTTCCCACATCTATAGAGCTGTCTTCTATTCCATTGAGCTAAATGTGTAACCATCTCTGtttaccaaataaaataaaataataaattgtgtAACCATCTttgtttaccaaaaataaaaaaatgtgtaaccaTCTTTGTATGAATCGTCTAGTGCTTTTGGTACTAAGTCCAATGTTTCTCCTCTttctaatgaaatttttttgtcacttaCTGATGTTGCGGAAGTctgaaaaaaaacacacacaatacTCTTTTTAATAGACAGAAACTAAACTGTTAGTTTCTAGGTAGTAAACCTCAAATTTACTAGGGGTTCCTTAAATCCACAAGATGATAAACTAGAATTCACTAGAGaaagaatttgacaaaaaatctgcatattttattaataataaaataaaaattgaattgtcTTTAGAGGCTACAATgcatttaaatagtaaaaacaaaacctaGGGCGCCTAGAAACCCTTATAAGGCGGCTACGAAAGaatataaaaccctaatttgactaaacaacattaaaaacacctaaaaagaAGGAAGTAaataacctaaacctaaaattaaaaaaaaaaattacataaaaatactaaaatttaattacaaaaattatatattaaatcctgtcgtacatcagacccctccacttgaaacaaactcgtcctcgagttgaTGGTCGAAATCTAAAAttttccgctccaaataaacaaataatttgaaTGCTTTAATAACTTGATCCgtttttgaaacttgaattcttcataaagtgtagcataaaatttcttctcatctacagtcaatttatttgcaacatcaatcaacaaagagttgataataaaattaaaattttctacttcaAGGAAATCAACATATTGTGTTGTCATCCTCAACAAAGCAACCGAAACTTGGGGGTTGTGGATGATGGACTCATCACTATATTTAACCTCAATTGGATCTTCCACAATATTCTCAATA from Castanea sativa cultivar Marrone di Chiusa Pesio chromosome 11, ASM4071231v1 harbors:
- the LOC142614875 gene encoding enoyl-CoA delta isomerase 2, peroxisomal-like, which gives rise to MCTLEKRGNLFILTLIGDDHEHRLSPHLIDSLLFSLSKVKSQSINGGSALITVARGKFFCNGVDVPWGQPSACLRLHQMVESFRSVIAALFSLPIPTIAAVSSHATVGGLVLALGHDYALMRSNRGFLYMSEVDLAMTLPNYFSALARSKISGSSARLDVLLIGMKVKGEEAVRMGIVDSAAHNSEESVVEVAVHLGDRLAERKRNGEVYAEIRKSLYLEICGVLGLVSKTIVASSKL